The window TACTCGATCTACGCCACCCAGGACGCCCTTCGGGACGATCAGGATCGCTACGGCGTCATCTTCAACCGCTCTGCGCTGGGCTTTCTCGTCTCCGGGTTCTTCGGTACCGTTCTCTGGACGACCGCCGAGACGACCCTCGGCGAAAACGGCGAGGGTCGCCCCTACCCGCGAACCTACGCCTCGATCCGTCGCTGCGTGAAAGACCTCATGGAATCGGGTGGGGAGTTCTACGCGACGATCGAAGGGCGGGACGTCGAACAGGGTGGCCCCCGAACGGTTCGCGGCCGAGTCACCGATGTCGCCTTCGAGATGACCGAGGAGGTCGCCAGCCTGACCATCGAAACCGCCGACGGAACGGTCACTATCGGTGGCCGCGTCGCCGCTCTCGAGGACGTCGAGGCCCACGAAATCCACATCGGTCGCCACGAACCGCCGACGCTCGAGTGATCTATCGGGCTCGATGAGACCTGGGTCAGACCGTGGGTCTCGAACCTGCACCAAACGGCCAGCTGGGAGCAACCGTCGACGACGGCAGAATCGACCGTCACGACAGCCAAATCGGACAGTGTCAGTCGAATCGGACAGAACTATTTGAATCGGACGGAACCAGCTACATCCCATCCACTGTCAAAGAAGAAAATACTTGACTGGGCTGTCAGAAGGACGCGGTATGGATCCACGCATCCGCGAACACGCCGAAATCATCGTCAATCACTCCGTCGACGTGCAACGAGGCGACAACGTGCGAATCAGCGCCCCGCCGCTCGCTCGCGACCTCGTGATCGCCCTCCACGAACTCCTCGGTGAGCGAGGTGCCCACCCGTCCCTCTCGCTTCGAGACAGCGCCGCGACCCGCGCATACCGACGAGCCGTCGACCCGGAGGATCTCGAGTGTCCGAGCCACGTCCTCGCCGCCGCCGAGGAGACGGACGTGTTCATCGCGATCCGGGCGTCCGAGAACACGTACGAGACGAGCGACGTCGATCCCGAGGTGACCGCCGCCTTCGGCCAGGCCTACAAGCCGATTCAGGACGAGGTCATGGGCAAGCGGTGGGTGGGCACCCAGTTCCCCGCGCCGGGGAACGCCCAGGACGCCGAGATGAGTACCGAGGCATACGAGGAGTTCGTCTGGAACGCGATCACCAAAGACTGGGACGCCCAGCGTGAGTTCCAGCAGCAACTCGTCGAGATTCTCGATCCCGCGGAGACGGTGCGGATCAAAAGCGGCGAGGAGACCGACCTCACCATGTCCATCGCGGGCAATCCGACGGTCAACGATTACGGCGAGAAGAATCTCCCCGGCGGCGAGGTGTTCACCGCGCCGATCCCGGACAGCGTCGAGGGCGAGGTACTGTTCGATAAGCCGCTGATGGCACAGGGTCGAGAGATTACGGGCGTCTACCTCGAGTTCGAGGACGGCGAAGTCGTCGATCACGCCGCCGAGAAAAACGAGGACGTGCTCTCGACCGTCCTCGAGACCGACGACGGCGCGCGTCGCATCGGCGAACTCGGCATCGGGATGAACCGGGACATCACCGCGTTCACGTACAACATGCTGTTCGACGAGAAGATGGGCGATACCGTCCACCTGGCGATCGGTCGCGCCTACGAGGAGACCGTCGGCGAGGACAACGAGGGCAACGACAGCGCCGTCCACATGGACATGATCGTCGACATGAGCGAGGATTCGTTCATCGAGGTCGACGGGGAAGTCGTCCAGCGCGACGGCACGTTCCGGTTCGAGGACGGCTTCGAGGCGTAATCGAGATCTTTTTGCTACAGATTTTTGCCGGGAGAACCGTGTCCGTCCGCAGAAAGCGTCGGCTTGAGCCCCCTGATCTGTGAGTCTCGAGTCCAGTTGGGTGTGCGATAGTCGAGGACGGTAGACGCTCACAAAGTGGAACGAGCAGTGCCCTCGTCGACTATCTGTGACTCGAATTCGGGAAGCGAGTTAGAGCCGTCGCATAAATTCGGGCAGGATACCGCGTTCACCCGTCCCACCACCGGCCGGTGTCGGTTCGACACCAGGCCGATCGACGCTCGATTCCTTACTCGAGGTCGCTCCGTCGTCGCCTTCGTTGCCTTCATCGGATTCCGGTGCCTCGTCGTCCCCGAGGGCATCAGCGTCCGCCTCAGCCACGGCGGATTCGAACTCCTCGCTGGTTTCGGGACCGAAGTAGTACGGTTCGACGGGATCCAGATGCGCCATCAACTGCAGATTTGCATACCCTGCGACGACCAGCGCGATTGGGAAAATCACGTCCGGAAAGAGGATGACGAGGAAAATGGCCAGCGGTGAGTAGACGAAGTAGGCTGCAATTCGAAACCACGTGCCGACGTAGCCGTCGACGACGTAGGTGTAGAGTCCGTACACGCCGATAATAACCCCGATATCGAGATAGAGTCCGACTGGCATCCAGACGCCGCCCGCGAGCACCGTGTGGGTGTACAGCGCAATCGCACCGGTCAGCACGGTCGCCCGATTGACGTAGGTCTCATCGAGAGCCATCCCGAAGACGAGGATACCCAGCTGTAACACTGGGGCGGCGATCCACCACGGCAACGATTCTACGATGAGTCCCGAGTACACGTCATCCTCCCTGGTCGCTCGTGTCCTCGAACTCACGCGTAACGTTAAAACGTTCGTGCCGTTTCGGGTCTCGATACGAGTCTCGAGTCGACCACAACCTATCAGATGACAGATTAGATCCGCAACAATAATGCTCTTGTAACAGCCTGGTGTAATGTATGGCCAAAGATACCGTCAGATATCCCGACGACGTGGTCGAGGAGATCGACGCACTCGTCGACGACGGTATGTTCGAGAGCAAATCGGAGTTTTACCGATTCTCCGCGGAGTACGTCCTGACGCTGCTCAATCCCGACCACGAAGTCGAGACGTTCAATTTCGACGAAATCAAAAACGAGTTGAACATCCATCAGCCCCCACACACCGAACCCATCGGCACCGACGGCGGTACGTTCTTCCTCGATGCGATCATCACCGTCCGGAAGTTCGGCCTCCGGGGCAACTACGAGGACGCCGAACGGTTCATCGACACCCACTACGATCAGACCGATCAGGAGTGTATCATCCTCGAGGAACTGCTCGGCACGTATCGGGACGGGGCGAACGCCTGACCGCTCGCTGCCACCGGTTCCGAGCGCTCCCGGAAAGATAGTCCTTTACCCACCGATTGCTTACCCGCGGCTATGCAACCGGTTGTGATCGACGACGGTCGGACGGTCTACGTGGCGGAGACCGACGGGGACATCGGCTCGAAGGGGCCGTTTCTGATCGCCTACGAGAGCCGTAACCGCGAGTCACGCTACGGCTGGTTCTGTACGAACTGTGAGACGGTGGACACCGCGATGGATTCGATGGGACGTATCCAGTGTAACCAGTGTGGAAACCTGCGGAAACCGACCGAGTGGGACGCTGCCCACGAATGAGCCACTGACTCGAGTTCGGACCACACCTTCAAATCACCCCGTCGAGTTTTCACGCTCGAACTCGAGTGTGACGTCGACCACCCTCTGCTCGAACATACGCCCGTTCTGGAAGGGTGTCC of the Natronosalvus vescus genome contains:
- a CDS encoding aminopeptidase, whose product is MDPRIREHAEIIVNHSVDVQRGDNVRISAPPLARDLVIALHELLGERGAHPSLSLRDSAATRAYRRAVDPEDLECPSHVLAAAEETDVFIAIRASENTYETSDVDPEVTAAFGQAYKPIQDEVMGKRWVGTQFPAPGNAQDAEMSTEAYEEFVWNAITKDWDAQREFQQQLVEILDPAETVRIKSGEETDLTMSIAGNPTVNDYGEKNLPGGEVFTAPIPDSVEGEVLFDKPLMAQGREITGVYLEFEDGEVVDHAAEKNEDVLSTVLETDDGARRIGELGIGMNRDITAFTYNMLFDEKMGDTVHLAIGRAYEETVGEDNEGNDSAVHMDMIVDMSEDSFIEVDGEVVQRDGTFRFEDGFEA
- a CDS encoding ribbon-helix-helix domain-containing protein; the protein is MAKDTVRYPDDVVEEIDALVDDGMFESKSEFYRFSAEYVLTLLNPDHEVETFNFDEIKNELNIHQPPHTEPIGTDGGTFFLDAIITVRKFGLRGNYEDAERFIDTHYDQTDQECIILEELLGTYRDGANA
- a CDS encoding DUF5816 domain-containing protein; translated protein: MQPVVIDDGRTVYVAETDGDIGSKGPFLIAYESRNRESRYGWFCTNCETVDTAMDSMGRIQCNQCGNLRKPTEWDAAHE